In Salmo trutta chromosome 28, fSalTru1.1, whole genome shotgun sequence, one DNA window encodes the following:
- the si:dkey-8e10.3 gene encoding serine/threonine-protein kinase SBK1, whose translation MIELGLADGSLIDELMALTAQSLSHLEIKEHFNIIKEIGRGKYGKVLLVTHRCRGTPMALKVMPKASTKLQGFLREYCISLHLSCHPCIVGLFGIAFQSNEHYGFAQELVIGRDLFAVIQPKVGIPESAVKRCVLQIASALEFIHEHGLVHRDIKPENILLLDSHCCRVKLADFGLAQTRGTLIRFISGTLPYMAPELCAVALEEGQKEVMAPPLSVEPSLDTWAFGVVIFCILTGYFPWERCVTSDDFYQEFADWCQAPTVEEVPPLWKRFTPAAMEMFSRLLQLNANNRCTVGEVRSYVEKDWLMPTLVDTNGLQSENGKVSATCSTPSVCRSSPVHQEVE comes from the exons atgatcgaGCTGGGCCTTGCAGATGGCAGTCTGATCGATGAACTGATGGCGCTGACAGCTCAGAGCCTGAGCCACTTGGAGATCAAAGAGCACTTCAACATTATCAAGGAGATTGGCCGGGGGAAGTATGGCAAGGTTCTGCTGGTCACCCATCGCTGCAGGG GAACACCGATGGCTCTTAAAGTAATGCCAAAAGCCTCCACCAAGCTCCAGGGATTCTTACGGGAGTACTGCATCTCCTTGCACCTATCCTGCCACCCCTGCATCGTAGGTCTCTTCGGAATCGCCTTTCAATCTAATGAGCACTATGGCTTTGCCCAGGAGCTTGTTATTGGGAGGGACCTTTTTGCCGTCATCCAACCAAAA GTGGGTATCCCAGAGAGTGCAGTGAAGCGCTGCGTCCTCCAGATTGCCAGTGCCCTGGAGTTCATCCATGAGCACGGCCTGGTCCACCGCGACATCAAACCTGAGAACATCCTGCTGCTGGACAGCCACTGCTGCCGCGTAAAGCTGGCCGACTTCGGCCTGGCCCAGACGAGAGGCACTCTGATTCGCTTCATCTCCGGCACACTGCCCTACATGGCCCCAGAGCTGTGTGCCGTTGCCCTGGAGGAGGGCCAGAAGGAGGTCATGGCGCCCCCGCTCAGCGTGGAGCCCAGCCTGGACACCTGGGCCTTCGGAGTGGTCATCTTTTGCATCCTCACCGGCTACTTCCCCTGGGAGCGCTGCGTGACCTCAGATGACTTCTACCAGGAGTTTGCTGATTGGTGCCAGGCACCCACCGTGGAGGAAGTTCCACCCTTGTGGAAGAGATTCACCCCGGCTGCCATGGAAATGTTCAGCAGGCTGTTGCAGCTCAATGCTAACAACAGATGCACAGTAGGGGAGGTCAGGTCCTATGTGGAAAAGGACTGGTTGATGCCGACACTAGTGGATACAAACGGACTGCAATCGGAGAATGGCAAGGTCAGTGCCACCTGCTCCACCCCTAGTGTGTGTAGGAGTAGTCCTGTCCACCAGGAGGTGGAGTAA